Genomic DNA from Sphingobium sp. WTD-1:
GGGCGAGCGCCGTGACGAAAACCGGCAAGGCCTGTGCCAGCAGGGGATTGGCCAGCGCGTCGGCCTGCCGCGTCGCCGCGCCGATCCGCACGCCGCCGGCATGGGGGGCGATGCCCTGCAATTCGGGCAGATGGCCGATGTCGATCAGGATGAAGGGCTGGCTCATGCGCAGCGCCAGCAACGGCATCAGCGTCTGGCCGCCCGCCAGCAATTGCGCGCCGCCGCCGGCCTCGGCCAGCAGGGCGCAGCCATGGTCGATGCTGGTGGCGCGGACATAGTCGAACGGCGCGGGCTTCATCGCCGCCCCCTGCGCCCGGCCTCGAACCCGGCCAGCGCCGTCACCGCCAGCAACAGGCCGATCGCCACCATGCCGGTGCCCGCCACGCCGCTGCGCTCCAGTAGCACCCCGGTCGCCAGCGCCAGCAATAGCGCGATGATCCAGCCCCAGGGATGACCGCCCGCCGATGGAGCGGCCAGCATCGGCGCTGGCACCGCCGCGACCGGACCATCCTCCGCCGGCATGGTGCCGCCGCTGACCACCGCGTTGAAGTTGCGAAAAAATTGCCCCGCCAACTGCTTTGCCGTCGCGTCGATGATCGGCCCGCCCAGCTGCGCCAGCCGGCCGCCGACCTCGGCCTCGACCGCATAGGACAGGCGCGTGGCCCGACCATCATCGGCCAGCGTCACCCGCGCGCCGCCCCTGGCATGGCCCACCGTGCCACCCTGTCCCTCGCCGCTGATGCGATAGCCATTGGGGGCGTCGATCTCCGACAGGGTGACGGTGCCGGCAAAGCGCGCGCCGATCGGGCCTATCTTCACCGCGATCTCGGCGCGTAACCGGCCGTCGCCGTCGCGCTCCAGCGACTGGCAGCCGGGAATGCACTGGCGCAGCACCGCCGGATCATTGAGCGCCTGCCATACCGCGTCGCGCGACGCGGCGATCCGCTCCTCGCCGGTCATCCGCATCAGAAGCGCGCCGCCGTCGGTGTGTCGGTGTCGGGCTTGCGCGTGCCCAGCGCCTCGCGCGCGGTGGCGCGCAGATAGGACCAGATATTGTGGATCTGCGCCTTGCCCAGCGGGAAGCGCGGCATGCCCCGCTCGGCCAGCGCGCCTTCCTGCACCACCTGGTAGAAATTCTCCTCCGATAGCGACAGGGCGGATTCGCGCAGGTCCGGCCCCGGTGCGCCGGCGCCCTTGAACGCCATGCCGTGGCAGGCGCCACAGATGAAGCCCATCTCCTTGCCGGCCGCGACCGCCTTTTCGTCCAGCACGATGCTGGGATCGTCGAGCGCATGGACCGCCATGTCGCGCGGCGGGGAAGGGGCGAGCCGTGCCTTGCCGCCGATCGCGAAGCTCAGCAGCCGGCGCGGCTGGGCGCCATATTTCCAGCCGACATTCAATATCTCGCTGGCCGCCGCCGTGGTGCCGCCCCAGCCGACCAGCAGCGACACATATTGGGTGTCGCCGATGGCATAGCTCATCGGCGCGCCGATGATCCCCAGTCCCGCATTGAAGCGCCAGACTTCCTTGCCGCTTGCTGCGTCATGGGCGCGGACATAGCCGTCGGCCGTCCCCTGGAACACCAGCCCGCCCGCCGTCGCCAGCGTCCCGCCATTCCACAGATGGGGTCGCGGCATGCGCCAGCGCGCCTTCTGCGCTACCGGATCCCACGCCAGCAGCGCACCGGTCAGGTCGTCCTTGTCGCGCTTTTGCGTGATGAAGCTGGCGCTGGCCCCGGTGATGCTGGCCAGGAACCCCTTGTCCGCCTTCGCGTAGCGGGCGCCGGCCTGCATGTAGGGGATATAGGCCAGACCCGTCTGCGGGCTGTAGCTCATCGCCTGCCAGTTATGGCTGCCCAATGTGCTGGGATAGATGTCGACCGGCCCTTCCTGATAATGGACGTTGGCGGTTTCCACCGGGCGTCCCGTGGCCATGTCGATATGGCTGGCCCAGCTCACCTTGCCGACCTTCTCGGCCGAGATGAGTTTGCCGGTCTCGCGGTCCAGCACATAGAAGAAGCCGTTGGTTGGCTGCTGCATCAGCACTTTGCGCGGCCGGCCGTCGATCGTCACGGTCGCGGCGATCATGTTGGCCGTCGCCTTGTAATCCCAGCTTTCGCGGGGGTTCTGCTGATAATGCCAGATATATTGGCCGCTATCGGCGTCCAGCGCGACGATCGAGGCGACGAACAGATTGTCGCCGCCGCCCGGACTGCGCTTTTCCGGGTCATAGGGGCCGGCATTGCCGACGCCCAGATAGATGCGATTGAGCTCCGGGTCGAAGGTCATGCCGTTCCACACCGTGCCGCCGGTGCCGGTCTTCCAGTAGGAACCGTTCCAGCTCCTGGCCGCCATTTCCATCACCGGGTCGCCGGCATTCTGTTCGGGGCTGCCCGGCACCGTCCAGAAACGCCAGACCTGCGCCCCGGTCTTCTGGTCATAGGCGGTGACGAAGCCGCGCTGGCCGATGTCGGCGCCGCCATTGCCGATGATGACCTTGCCGTTGAAGGTGCGCGGCGCGCCGGTCAGGCTGTGCATCGTGCCGGGCGGCAGGGTGTTGACGCTCCAGGCGACCACGCCGGTCCTGGCATCCAGTGCGATCAGCCGGCCGTCGAGCACGCCGATGAAGATGCGGCCATTGTCGTAAGCGACGCCGCGATTGACCCCCATGCCCATCGCCTGCCGGGTCGGATTGACCTTCCAGATTTCCGGATCATATTTCCAGATCAGCCGGCCGCTCGCCCCGTCGACGGCATAGACCGCGCCATAGCTGCCGCTGAAATAGAGGATGCCGTTCACCGCCAGCGGAGTCGCCTCCAGCGATACCTCGCCCTCCAGGTCGAGCGACCAGGCCAGGCCCAGCTTGCGGATATTGGCGGTGTTGATCGCGCTCAACTGGCTATAGCCGCTCTCGTCGGCGCTGCCGCCGACACCGGGCCAGTCGGCCCCCGTGCCGGTCTGCACCGCCTGCTGCGCCACCAGCCCCGCGGCAGACGCCGCCAGCGCCAGTCCCGCCACCGTCCGCACCAGAAACAGCCCGCGCGTCCCCCGCATCCGCTCTCTCCCGTCCTGCCCGCTTGCCGCGCTGCCTGTTTGACTGAACAGGTGTTTAGTTTTTGTCGGTCAGCCGGTCAAGCAGGCGCAGGCCATCGCCCGCGGGCATCGCCCCGGTGCTGTCATCATCGCTGTCACTATTGCCCTGTCGGGATCAGTCCGCGCCGGGGGCGAAGCGGGCGCGGGTCGATTGCGCGGCCTTGCGCGCTTCCTCGACCGCGGCCTCCTCGGTCGCGAACAGCAGATGGTCGATCACCGCCGCCAGATGGCCGCGCATCGCCGCGCGCGCCGCCGCCGGATCGCGCGCCCGGATCGCCTGGGCGATGACGCGATGCTCCTCGACCACCGGCGTCACCTTGGCGGCACGGGCCTTGGCGAGCAGCAGCCGGGATTCCGGCGCGCTCGCCCGCATTTCCCACAGCCGCGCGACACTGTCGACCAGCGCCGCGTTGCGCGTCGCCTGCGCGATCAGCATGTGAAACTGCTGGTCGACGGCATAGGCATCGCCATCGCGCAGATTCTCGCTGGCGATCTGCGCGACCAGCCGGTCCAGTTCGTCCAGTTCGTCCGGCCGGGCATGCAGCGCCGCCAGCGCTGCCGCCTCGCCCTCGATCGCCAGTCGCGCCTCCATCAGTTCGAAGGCGGTGATGCTGAACCGGGGCGCCTCGGTCGCCTGGCGATCGGCACCGGGAATCCGCACCACATAGGCGCCCGATCCGACCCGCACCTCGACCAGCCCCTGCACCTCCAGTGCGATGATCGCCTCGCGCACGGTCGGGCGGCTGACATCATGCTCGATCGCCAGCTCGCGCTCGGGCGGCAGCCGGTCGCCCACGGCATAGCGGCCACCCGCCAAGTCCGCGAGCAACCGCCGGGCCAGTTGCTGATAAAGGCGGCTGCCATCGCCGACGTCCGGCAGGGTCTGGGAAGAACTGGTCATGTCAGCCCCTCTCATGCGCTACTCCGTCCCGCTTTTGAAGCCCCTCAGCCGGGCAGGGCGATCATCGATATCTGCCGGCCATAATCGCTTTCCTGCGCATGGCAGGACCGACGATAGCTGAAGAAGCGATTGGCCTGGCTATAGGTGTCCTCGTCCAGCAGGCTGATCCGCCCGATCCCCGCCGCCTGCAGGCGCGACGCGACATAGGCGGCAATGTCGAACTGGCAGTGGCCCGCCCGCCCGGCGCTGAAGAATCGTGCATTGTCCGCGTCGTCCCGCTCGAACCGCTCGGCAAAGTCCAGCGTCACCTCGTAGGAAGTACGCCCTATGCAGGGGCCAATGGCGCAGGCGATGCCTTCGCGCGTCGCGCCCAGCGCTTCCATCGCCGCGATCGTCCGGTCGGTGACGCCGCTGATCGCGCCCTTCCAGCCGGCATGGGCCGCGCCGATCACGCCGGCTTCCCTGTCGGCGAACAGCACCGGCACACAGTCGGCGGTCAATATGCCCAGAATAAGCCCCGGCGTGCGGGTCACCATCGCATCCGCCTCGGGCCGCTCATCCTCGGCGATCGGCGCGGTCACGGTCACCACATCGGGCGAATGGACCTGCCGCACCGTCACCAGCGTCGCGCCGGGCAGCAGCGCGTCGCGCGCCAGATCGCGGTTGCGCAGGATCGCCAGCCGGTCGTCCTCAGACCCCAGCCCGACATTCAAACCGGCGCACACCCCCGTCGATACGCCCCCCTGTCGTCCGGCAAAGCCATGCGGGACATCGCCCAGCGCGGGCGCCCGCAGCAACTCGATCATAAAATTTCCTTCGCGCGTTCAGTGAAGAAGCATGTCTCAGAAGCGCAACATACTTGCGCATGGCGGATTAGGCGATAGTCTCCCGTCCCACAGAATAAGGGGGGGCGGCTAACGCGTCGCCCGGGCAGAAGACTCCAATAAAGGGTTTCATTGATGATTTTCGGGCGCGTTAAGCCTCTCGACGCCATATTGGCGACGGCAGAGAAAAAATCACTGCATCGCTCACTGGGCGCATTCCAGCTCACCATGCTGGGCATCGGCGCCGTCATCGGCACCGGCATTTTCGTGCTGACGGCCGAAGCCGCGCAAAAGGCGGGGCCGGGCATGATGCTCTCCTTCGTCATTGCCGGCTTCGTCTGCGCGGTCGCCGCGCTCTGCTATGCCGAAATGGCGGCGATGGTCCCGGTCTCGGGTTCGGCCTATACCTATAGCTACGCCGTGATGGGCGAACTCATCGCCTGGATGGTCGGCTGGGCGCTGATCCTCGAATATGCTGTCGCCGCCGGCGCCGTGTCGGTGGGCTGGTCCGGCTATGTGGTCGGCCTCATTGAACATACCTTCCATCTCGACATACCCGATCTGCTGACGCGCGGGCCGTTTGATGGCGGCATGGTCAACCTGCCGGCGATGCTGATCGCCTCGCTCGTCACCTGGCTGCTGGTCATCGGCACCAAGGAAAGCGCCACCGTCAACGCGGTGCTGGTCGCGATCAAGGTGTCGGCGCTGACCCTGTTCATCGTCCTGTCGGTGCCGGTCATGAACATGAAGGGCTTCACCCCGTTCATGCCGCTCGGCTTCTCGGGCGTGTCGGCCGCTGCCGCCTCGATCTTCTTCGCCTATGTCGGCTTCGACGCGGTTTCGACCGCAGCGGAGGAAACCAAGAATCCGCAGCGCAACATGCCGATCGGCCTGATCGGCTCGCTCGCCATCTGCACCATCTTCTACATGCTGGTCGCCGCCGGCGTTATCGGCACCGTCGGCGCGCAGCCGGTCTATGGCCCGGCCGGCGAAGTCCTCGCCCCCGGTTCGACCGCCTTGTCGCAGCAGTGCGCCGCGCTGGCCGCTGCCGGCACCGAAGCCGTCACCTGCTCGAAGGAAGCGCTGGCCTGGACGCTGCGTGAAATCGGCTGGCCCCAGATCGGCAACCTGCTCGGCCTCGCCGCCGGCCTGGCTTTGCCTTCGGTCATCCTGATGATGATGTTCGGCCAGACCCGCATCTTCTTCGTCATGAGCCGCGACGGCCTGCTGCCGGAACTCTTCTCGAAGGTGCATCCGACCTACAAGACGCCGCATGTCATCACCATCCTGACCGGCATCTTCGTGGCGCTGTTCGCGGCCTTCTTCCCGGTCGGCATCCTGGCGGACATCTCCAACTCGGGCACGCTGTTCGCCTTCGCCGCCGTGTCGATCGCGGTGATG
This window encodes:
- a CDS encoding carbon monoxide dehydrogenase subunit G produces the protein MRMTGEERIAASRDAVWQALNDPAVLRQCIPGCQSLERDGDGRLRAEIAVKIGPIGARFAGTVTLSEIDAPNGYRISGEGQGGTVGHARGGARVTLADDGRATRLSYAVEAEVGGRLAQLGGPIIDATAKQLAGQFFRNFNAVVSGGTMPAEDGPVAAVPAPMLAAPSAGGHPWGWIIALLLALATGVLLERSGVAGTGMVAIGLLLAVTALAGFEAGRRGRR
- a CDS encoding PQQ-dependent dehydrogenase, methanol/ethanol family, with translation MRGTRGLFLVRTVAGLALAASAAGLVAQQAVQTGTGADWPGVGGSADESGYSQLSAINTANIRKLGLAWSLDLEGEVSLEATPLAVNGILYFSGSYGAVYAVDGASGRLIWKYDPEIWKVNPTRQAMGMGVNRGVAYDNGRIFIGVLDGRLIALDARTGVVAWSVNTLPPGTMHSLTGAPRTFNGKVIIGNGGADIGQRGFVTAYDQKTGAQVWRFWTVPGSPEQNAGDPVMEMAARSWNGSYWKTGTGGTVWNGMTFDPELNRIYLGVGNAGPYDPEKRSPGGGDNLFVASIVALDADSGQYIWHYQQNPRESWDYKATANMIAATVTIDGRPRKVLMQQPTNGFFYVLDRETGKLISAEKVGKVSWASHIDMATGRPVETANVHYQEGPVDIYPSTLGSHNWQAMSYSPQTGLAYIPYMQAGARYAKADKGFLASITGASASFITQKRDKDDLTGALLAWDPVAQKARWRMPRPHLWNGGTLATAGGLVFQGTADGYVRAHDAASGKEVWRFNAGLGIIGAPMSYAIGDTQYVSLLVGWGGTTAAASEILNVGWKYGAQPRRLLSFAIGGKARLAPSPPRDMAVHALDDPSIVLDEKAVAAGKEMGFICGACHGMAFKGAGAPGPDLRESALSLSEENFYQVVQEGALAERGMPRFPLGKAQIHNIWSYLRATAREALGTRKPDTDTPTAARF
- a CDS encoding FCD domain-containing protein translates to MTSSSQTLPDVGDGSRLYQQLARRLLADLAGGRYAVGDRLPPERELAIEHDVSRPTVREAIIALEVQGLVEVRVGSGAYVVRIPGADRQATEAPRFSITAFELMEARLAIEGEAAALAALHARPDELDELDRLVAQIASENLRDGDAYAVDQQFHMLIAQATRNAALVDSVARLWEMRASAPESRLLLAKARAAKVTPVVEEHRVIAQAIRARDPAAARAAMRGHLAAVIDHLLFATEEAAVEEARKAAQSTRARFAPGAD
- the pgeF gene encoding peptidoglycan editing factor PgeF, which encodes MIELLRAPALGDVPHGFAGRQGGVSTGVCAGLNVGLGSEDDRLAILRNRDLARDALLPGATLVTVRQVHSPDVVTVTAPIAEDERPEADAMVTRTPGLILGILTADCVPVLFADREAGVIGAAHAGWKGAISGVTDRTIAAMEALGATREGIACAIGPCIGRTSYEVTLDFAERFERDDADNARFFSAGRAGHCQFDIAAYVASRLQAAGIGRISLLDEDTYSQANRFFSYRRSCHAQESDYGRQISMIALPG
- a CDS encoding amino acid permease — encoded protein: MIFGRVKPLDAILATAEKKSLHRSLGAFQLTMLGIGAVIGTGIFVLTAEAAQKAGPGMMLSFVIAGFVCAVAALCYAEMAAMVPVSGSAYTYSYAVMGELIAWMVGWALILEYAVAAGAVSVGWSGYVVGLIEHTFHLDIPDLLTRGPFDGGMVNLPAMLIASLVTWLLVIGTKESATVNAVLVAIKVSALTLFIVLSVPVMNMKGFTPFMPLGFSGVSAAAASIFFAYVGFDAVSTAAEETKNPQRNMPIGLIGSLAICTIFYMLVAAGVIGTVGAQPVYGPAGEVLAPGSTALSQQCAALAAAGTEAVTCSKEALAWTLREIGWPQIGNLLGLAAGLALPSVILMMMFGQTRIFFVMSRDGLLPELFSKVHPTYKTPHVITILTGIFVALFAAFFPVGILADISNSGTLFAFAAVSIAVMRLRKTDADRKRPFRTPAIYVTAPIAIAGCAYLFWSLGVETKLMFVGWATLGLVVYFAYSRSRSHVGRGIVDVAEAGAGIPPQPVPPLPGAHTPGGQDA